A single window of Triplophysa dalaica isolate WHDGS20190420 chromosome 14, ASM1584641v1, whole genome shotgun sequence DNA harbors:
- the trip12 gene encoding E3 ubiquitin-protein ligase TRIP12 isoform X6, protein MSNRPNSNPGGSLRRSQRNTAAAQPLDHTIAGRNSLSLSVTSHSIPDPDLEAAGTSGQQGKREGSSTRALKRSSGSEPHITYLPTPAKRPKALSNQPSVSAASVPSAPTASPELSEPKKAPASVSTKSKKRRLAAEPAPAISGRALSKKSASQPGPSGAPSTPSQKRKKADSLSSSSSSLPSSSSAAGPLPPRSEANRAAKPTKLASKSAASAKAGCSTVTDSSSSSASSSSSSSSSSSAVTGTNSCAPQGARLKQGKDQSKARRSRSASSPSPRRSSRDKEQSKAAGSSKFDWTSRFNSKVNLPKPKLSLPGSAKAETSSKPGPSGLQAKLASLRKSTKKRSESPPAELPSFRRSTRQKTTGSCASTSRRGSGLGKRGAAEARRQEKMADSDNNQDGANSSAARTEDTPQGASASSSVAGAVGMTTSGESESDDSEMGRLQALLEARGLPPHLFGPFGPRMSQLFHRTIGSGASSKAQQLLQGLQATGDESQQLQAAIEMCQLLVMGNEETLGGFPVKSVVPALITLLQMEHNFDIMNHASRALTYMMEALPRSSAVVVDAIPVFLEKLQVIQFIDVAEQALTALEMLSRRHSKAILQAGGLADCLLYLEFFSINAQRNALAIAANCCQSITADEFHFVADSLPLLTQRLTHQDKKSVESTCLCFARLVDNFQHEENLLQQVASRDLLTNIQQLLVLTPPVLSSGMFIMVVRMFSLMCSNCPCLAVQLMKQNIAETLRFLLCGASNGSCQEQIDLVPRSPQELYELTSLICELMPCLPREGIFAVDVMLKKGSAQTTEGAIWQWRDDRGLWHPYNRIDSRIIETAHQNGEDEISLSTLGRVYTIDFNSMQQINEDTGTARAIQRKPNPLANPNTGGHLEVRREDARAQLLKEDPELAKCFIKTLFGVLYEVYSSSAGPAVRHKCLRAILRIIYFADAELLKDVLRNHSVSSHIASMLSSQDLKIVVGSLQMAEILMQKLPDVFSVYFRREGVMHQVKNLAESEAFLTSPPKACTSGTANLCTTTITTATTTAATNVTPDLGSPSFQHSMDDSLDLSPQGRLSDVLKRKRLPKRGPRRPKYSPPRDDDKVDNQAKSPTTTQSPKSSFLASLNPKTWGKLGTQTNSANSEPSRTAGVSGLARVPPKDSVSNNRDKIKAWIKEQASKFVERYFNSESVDGSNPALNVLQRLCTATEQLSLQVDSGAECLEEISNIVSESDVSSFEIQHSGLVKQLLLYLTSNSERDTISRDDRIKRFLHVFFGCPIPGQEPLGRLDLTENGPLLSLVHKMNNCLSQMEQFPVKVHDFPSGNGNGSRGSQALKFFNTHQLKCQLQRHPDCTNVKQWKGGPVKIDPLALVQAIERYLVVRGYGRIREEDEDSDDDGSDDEIDESLAAQFLNSGSVRHRLQFYIGEHLLPYNMTVYQAVRQFSLQAEEERESTDDEANPLGRAGIWTKTHTIWYKPVREDEEGCKDAVGGKRGRAQTAPTKTSPRNAKKQDELWHEGVCPSVTNPLESYLISDPPEGITFDDPSMEVILLLRVLHSISRYWFYLYDNAACKEIIPISEFINSKLTAKANRQLQDPLVIMTGNIPTWLTELGKTCPFFFPFDTRQMLFYVTAFDRDRAMQRLLDTNPEINQSDSQDSRVAPRLDRKKRTINRDELLKQAESVMQDLGSSRAMLEIQYENEVGTGLGPTQEFYALVSQELQRADLGLWRGEEVALTNPKGSHEGTKYMFSSRGLFAVPFGRTTKPAHIAKIKMKFRFLGKLMAKAIMDFRLLDLPLGLPFYKWMLRHESSISSHDLVNIDPGVAKSIQHLEDIIRQKKRIEQDRSHTRETLQQALESLNMNGCSVEDLGLDFTLPGFPNIELKKGGKDVPVTIHNLEEYLRLVVYWTLNEGVSRQFESFREGFESVFPLHHLQYFYPEELDQLLCGSKSESWDVKTLMECCRPDHGYTHDSRAVRFLFEVLSSFDAEQQRLFLQFVTGSPRLPVGGFRSLNPPLTIVRKTFESTENPDDFLPSVMTCVNYLKLPDYSSIEIMREKLLIAAREGQQSFHLS, encoded by the exons ATGTCCAACCGGCCTAATTCCAATCCAGGGGGGTCACTGCGCCGTTCACAGAGGAACACAGCCGCGGCCCAGCCACTAGACCACACGATCGCAGGAAG AAACAGTCTCTCTCTATCCGTCACTTCACACTCGATTCCAGATCCTGACTTAGAAGCAGCAGGGACTTCAGGCCAGCAAGGGAAACGGGAGGGCAGCAGCACCCGCGCTCTCAAACGCAGCTCCGGCTCAGAGCCCCACATCACCTATTTACCCACCCCGGCCAAACGGCCCAAAGCGCTGTCCAACCAGCCCTCCGTTAGCGCAGCCAGTGTTCCTTCGGCCCCCACAGCCTCACCTGAACTTTCAGAGCCAAAGAAGGCTCCAGCATCAGTCAGCACTAAATCCAAAAAGAGAAGGTTAGCGGCCGAGCCGGCTCCTGCCATATCCGGCAGAGCCCTGAGCAAGAAGAGCGCCTCGCAACCTGGCCCCAGTGGGGCCCCCAGCACCCCTTCGCAAAAGCGCAAGAAGGCAGACTCTTTGTCATCGTCGTCCTCCTCCCTCCCCAGCTCAAGCAGTGCGGCAGGCCCCCTGCCACCCCGCAGCGAGGCCAACCGGGCAGCCAAACCCACCAAACTGGCGTCCAAATCGGCCGCCTCAGCCAAAGCTGGGTGTAGCACCGTCACTgactcctcctcttcttctgccTCTTCCTCGTCGtcctcttcatcctcctcctccgCCGTCACAGGCACCAACAGCTGTGCCCCTCAGGGTGCCCGCCTAAAGCAGGGTAAGGACCAGAGCAAAGCGCGACGCTCGCGCTCTGCATCCTCCCCGTCCCCCCGCAGGAGCAGCCGAGATAAAGAGCAGAGCAAGGCTGCTGGCTCCTCTAAGTTTGACTGGACGTCCCGCTTTAATTCCAAAGTCAACCTGCCAAAGCCCAAACTGTCCCTACCGGGATCAGCCAAGGCCGAGACCTCCTCCAAGCCTGGGCCTTCCGGACTGCAGGCCAAACTAGCAA gTTTGAGAAAGTCCACTAAGAAGCGTAGTGAGTCTCCCCCAGCAGAGCTCCCCAGCTTTCGGAGGAGCACACGACAGAAGACCACGGGCTCCTGCGCCAGCACCAG TCGGCGAGGCTCAGGCCTGGGCAAGCGCGGGGCAGCCGAAGCTCGCCGACAGGAAAAAATGGCTGACTCCGACAACAACCAAGACGGGGCCAATTCATCGGCCGCGCGCACAGAGGACACGCCACAAGGAGCGTCTG CGTCTAGTTCAGTGGCTGGAGCAGTGGGCATGACCACCTCTGGAGAGAGCGAATCAGATGACTCTGAAATGGGAAGGCTGCAAG CTCTGCTGGAGGCCAGGGGTCTTCCTCCACACCTGTTTGGACCTTTTGGGCCCCGAATGTCTCAACTGTTTCACAGGACCATAGGGAGCGGAGCTA GCTCAAAGGCTCAGCAGCTGCTACAGGGCCTGCAGGCTACAGGAGACGAATCCCAGCAGCTCCAAGCTGCCATAGAGATGTGTCAGCTGCTTGTGATGGGTAATGAGGAGACGCTGGGAGGTTTCCCCGTAAAGAGCGTCGTACCTGCCCTG ATCACACTATTACAGATGGAGCACAATTTTGATATT ATGAATCATGCATCTCGAGCCCTCACCTACATGATGGAGGCTCTGCCACGTTCCTCGGCTGTGGTCGTGGACGCCATCCCCGTCTTCCTGGAAAAG CTTCAGGTCATCCAGTTTATAGATGTTGCAGAACAAGCCCTGACCGCCCTGGAGATGTTGTCGAGGAGGCACAGTAAAGCAATCCTGCAGGCT GGAGGGCTAGCTGATTGTTTGCTGTACTTAGAGTTCTTCAGCATCAACGCTCAGAGGAATGCACTAGCCATCGCCGCTAACTGCTGTCAGAGCATCACAGCGGATGAGTTTCACTTTGTGGCTGACTCTCTGCCCCTGCTCACTCAGAGACTCACACACCAG GATAAAAAATCGGTGGAAAGCACATGTCTCTGTTTTGCCAGGCTGGTGGACAACTTTCAGCACGAGGAG AACCTGTTACAGCAGGTGGCTTCCCGGGATCTACTGACCAACATTCAGCAGCTGCTGGTGTTGACTCCACCTGTGCTCAGCTCCGGCATGTTCATTATGGTGGTGCGCATGTTCTCCCTCATGTGCTCCAACTGTCCGTGTCTGGCCGTACAGCTCATGAAGCAGA ATATAGCAGAGACGCTGCGGTTCCTGCTCTGTGGAGCATCTAATGGAAGCTGTCAAGAGCAGATTGACCTTGTGCCCAGAAGCCCTCAGGAGCTTTATGAACTCACCTCACTCATCtg TGAGCTGATGCCATGTCTGCCCAGAGAGGGCATCTTTGCGGTGGATGTCATGCTGAAGAAGGGCAGCGCCCAGACCACAGAGGGTGCCATCTGGCAGTGGAGAGACGACCGAGGTCTGTGGCACCCGTACAACCGCATTGACAGCCGCATTATTGAG ACTGCTCACCAGAATGGAGAAGATGAGATAAGTCTGTCCACTCTCGGTCGAGTCTacaccattgacttcaattCTATGCAGCAGATTAATGAAGACACTGGCACCGCCCGAGCCATTCAGAGAAAACCCAACCCTTTGGCCAACCCTAACACAG GAGGTCACTTAGAGGTGCGGAGAGAAGACGCTCGTGCTCAGCTGTTGAAAGAGGATCCTGAGCTTGCTAAGTGTTTTATAAAGACTCTGTTTGGGGTTCTTTATGAGGTGTACAGCTCCTCGGCCGGGCCCGCTGTCAGACACAAGTGCCTTAGAGCCATCCTCCGGATCATCTACTTCGCAGATGCAGAGCTGCTTAAAGACGTCCTGCGCAACCACTCTGTGTCCAG TCATATTGCTTCCATGCTGTCCAGTCAGGATCTGAAGATTGTAGTGGGTTCTCTGCAGATGGCTGAGATCCTAATGCAGAAGCTCCCAGATGTGTTCAGTGTTTACTTCAGAAGAGAAG GTGTGATGCACCAGGTAAAGAATCTGGCCGAGTCTGAAGCGTTCCTCACCAGCCCTCCTAAAGCATGCACCAGTGGCACAGCTAATCTCTGcaccaccaccatcaccacAGCAACCACTACAGCTGCCACCAACGTCACACCCGACCTGGGTTCCCCGAGCTTTCAGCACAGCATGGACGACTCTCTAGACCTTAGCCCACAGGG tagGTTGAGTGATGTTCTGAAGAGAAAACGCCTCCCGAAAAGAGGACCAAGACGTCCCAAGTATTCCCCACCCAGAGACGATGACAAAGTGGATAATCAGG CTAAGAGCCCGACCACCACACAGTCTCCCAAGTCCTCTTTCCTGGCCAGTCTGAATCCAAAGACCTGGGGTAAGCTGGGGACCCAGACAAACAGCGCTAACTCTGAACCCTCACGCACGGCAGGAGTCAGCGGCCTGGCACGTGTGCCGCCAAAAGACTCTGTGTCCAATAACAG AGATAAGATAAAGGCCTGGATAAAGGAGCAAGCCAGTAAGTTTGTGGAGCGTTACTTTAACTCTGAGAGTGTGGATGGAAGTAACCCAGCACTGAACGTCCTGCAGAGACTCTGTACTGCTACAGAACAGCTCAGCCTGCAG GTCGACAGTGGCGCAGAGTGCCTAGAGGAGATCAGCAATATTGTGTCTGAATCAGACGTGTCGTCCTTCGAGATCCAGCACAGCGGTCTGGTGAAGCAGCTGTTGTTGTATCTGACATCAAACAGCGAGCGGGACACTATCAGCAGAGACGATAGGATCAAGAGGTTCCTGCATGTGTTCTTCGGCTGTCCA ATACCAGGACAAGAACCTCTTGGGCGTTTGGACCTGACGGAGAACGGCCCGCTGCTGTCACTGGTGCACAAGATGAATAACTGTCTCAGTCAGATGGAGCAGTTCCCTGTTAAAGTGCACGACTTTCCCAGTGGAAATGGCAACGGCAGCAG gGGTTCACAAGCACTTAAGTTTTTCAACACCCATCAGCTGAAGTGTCAGCTGCAGAGACATCCAGACTGCACTAATGTCAAACAGTGGAAGGGAGGACCGGTCAAAATCGACCCCTTGGCTTTGGTACAGGCCATCGAGAGATACCTTGTTGTTAGAG GGTATGGAAGGATAagagaggaagatgaagatAGTGATGATGATGGTTCAGATGATGAGATCGACGAGTCTTTG GCTGCCCAGTTCCTGAACTCTGGGAGCGTACGTCACAGGCTGCAGTTCTACATAGGCGAGCACCTGCTGCCGTACAACATGACTGTGTATCAGGCCGTCAGGCAGTTCAGTCTACAGgcagaggaggagagagagagcacagatGATGAAGCAAATCCTCTGGGACGGGCCGGCATATGGACCAAAACACACACTATATG GTATAAGCCGGTCAGAGAGGATGAAGAGGGCTGTAAAGACGCcgttggagggaagagagggCGCGCACAGACGGCGCCTACTAAAACCTCCCCTCGAAATGCCAAGAAACAGGATGAACTGTGGCACG AGGGTGTGTGTCCCAGCGTGACAAACCCATTAGAGTCATACCTCATTTCCGATCCTCCAGAGGGCATCACTTTTGATGATCCCTCTATGGAGGTGATACTGCTGCTGAGGGTCCTGCACTCCATCAGTAGATACTGGTTTTACCTGTACGAT AATGCTGCATGTAAGGAGATCATTCCCATCAGTGAGTTTATTAACAGTAAACTGACAGCAAAGGCCAACAGACAGTTACAGGACCCGCTGGTCATCATGACTGGAAACATCCCCACCTGGCTCACCGAGCTCGGCAAAACCTG CCCGTTTTTCTTTCCCTTCGACACGCGGCAGATGCTCTTCTACGTAACGGCATTTGACCGGGACCGCGCCATGCAACGCTTGCTCGACACCAACCCTGAGATCAACCAGTCTGACTCGCAGGACAGCCGCGTCGCTCCGCGCCTTGACAGGAAGAAG AGAACGATAAACCGCGATGAGCTCCTGAAGCAGGCAGAGTCTGTAATGCAGGACCTTGGGAGCTCCAGAGCCATGCTGGAGATACAGTATGAGAATGAG GTGGGAACAGGTCTCGGCCCAACGCAAGAGTTCTACGCACTGGTGTCTCAGGAGTTGCAAAGGGCTGATTTGGGACTATGGAGAGGAGAGGAAGTGGCTCTCACCAACCCTAAAG GGAGTCATGAGGGAACAAAGTATATGTTCAGCTCCAGGGGTTTGTTCGCTGTACCTTTCGGACGAACTACCAAACCAGCTCACATCGCCAAGATCAAAATGAAGTTCCGTTTTCTAGGCAAGCTCATGGCTAAAGCCATCATGGACTTCAGATTG TTGGATTTGCCTCTAGGTTTGCCCTTCTATAAGTGGATGTTGAGGCACGAGTCGTCAATCAGCTCTCATGACTTGGTCAACATTGATCCCGGTGTGGCCAAATCCATCCAGCATCTGGAGGACATCATCCGCCAGAAGAAGAGAATAGAGCAGGACAGATCACAT ACGCGGGAGACTCTACAGCAGGCCTTGGAGAGTCTCAACATGAACGGCTGCTCAGTGGAGGATCTCGGGCTAGACTTCACTCTGCCCGGATTCCCCAACATCGAACTGAAGAAGGGAGGCAAAGATGTGCCAGTCACCATTCACAACCTGGAGGAATATCTCCGA TTGGTGGTGTACTGGACCCTCAATGAGGGCGTGTCACGGCAGTTCGAGTCTTTTAGGGAAGGATTCGAGTCCGTGTTCCCTCTTCATCACCTGCAGTACTTTTATCCCGAAGAG CTGGATCAGTTATTGTGTGGCAGTAAGTCAGAGTCTTGGGATGTAAAGACGCTGATGGAGTGCTGCAGACCGGACCACGGCTACACGCACGACAG CCGTGCGGTGAGGTTCCTGTTTGAGGTGCTAAGCAGTTTCGATGCGGAGCAGCAGAGACTGTTCCTGCAGTTCGTCACAGGGAGCCCCAGACTTCCCGTTGGAG GATTCCGGAGTTTAAACCCTCCTCTCACCATTGTTCGGAAGACGTTCGAGTCGACGGAGAACCCGGACGACTTCCTTCCTTCCGTCATGACGTGCGTGAACTACCTGAAGCTGCCGGATTACTCCAGCATCGAGATCATGCGCGAGAAACTGTTGATCGCCGCCCGTGAGGGCCAGCAGTCTTTCCACCTGTCCTGA